The Methanobrevibacter oralis genomic sequence TTTTATTTTATTTTTATTTAATTTAGAATTTAAATAATTTTGATTGTCTACTTCTAGTGAATCATAAATTAATTTGGAGCTTTTAAGATCATCATAAGTAAAAATAATATTTCCTTTAATTTTCATGATAAGATATTTCATTGAATATCCATATTAATTTTATTATTTTTCAAAA encodes the following:
- a CDS encoding KEOPS complex subunit Pcc1 — encoded protein: MKIKGNIIFTYDDLKSSKLIYDSLEVDNQNYLNSKLNKNKIKYEIESKTLGSFLSTLDDLVVSEIVGEKIIITTDKK